Below is a window of Desmonostoc muscorum LEGE 12446 DNA.
GGAAAATGGTACGATTTTGTGCTTTGCTAATTACTTGTATTAAAAAACGAAACCTAACAGGTTTCAAGTTGTTGAACCCAATCTGGAAAGCTAGATTTAATTATTAAATATTCATCAGAACCTATTATAGGTATATATCTTATGGTAGATGACATAAAAATAAAAGTATGCAATTTCATCGAACTGATTAATCATCTTTTAAGTCATAAAACTCTGAGTACGCTACAACAGAAACAAAGCCTCTGCTAAACCTGTGAAAAAACGAGTAACCCTCACCTTCCCAAAACGCGCTGTGCAAATGCCAGTCACTTATGTACTGGCTAAAGAGTTCAATGTCGCTGCCAATATTATCCGTGCCCAAGTTGCCCCAAATCAAATTGGCAAACTGGTATTGGAACTATCGGGAGATATTGATCAATTAGATGCAGCGATCGAGTGGATGCGATCGCGCCATGTTAATGTTTCTCATACCTTAGGGGAAATTGCGATCAATCCAGATGTCTGTGTCCACTGTGGTTTGTGTACTGGGGTTTGCCCTACGGAAGCCCTCACACTCAACCCAGAGACATACAAGTTAACGTTCACGCGATCGCGTTGTATCGTCTGCGAACAGTGTATCCCCAGCTGTCCTGTACAGGCAATCTCTACAAATCTTTAACAATCCAAAATCCAAATCGCGCTGTCAGCCCACCAAAGGTGTGAGCTAAAATCCAAAATCCAAAATCCAAAATTGATATTACCCCAGCCCAAACACATCTGCTATTACACCACCATTACCCACCAGCCTACTTTTTGCTGGAGAGTCATAAACTACTAATAGCGAAGGTATGCCAGTGACATCGTGAAAAAGTGTAATTCCTTCAGCGTGATCTTCCCGGTTTCCATAGGGAATATCTTGTACAAAATCTGGATTGCTAAAAACATTTTCTGGCAAATTTACACCGTTTATCCAGCGATAAAGTTGCACAGGCCCATCTAAATCCATTGTTGGCCCGGCTAAAATTAACAAGTCTTTTCCATCTACATACAAATCCCGAATTCCCAAACCATTTAACCAAATAAAATGCTTTTTATACACTTCATTTACTTCGCCAACTTGCCTCAGTTTCAGAAGTCCAGGGCTAGAATCTTCTAACTCTATTTCTAGGACTACAGCCCAACCCCGCAATACAGGACCGCGCAAACCTAGAAAAATTCGATTTTGATAAATACCTATGCCTTCAATATCAAAGCCATTATCTTTTCCGGGAATTGCTGCTTTAATAAATATGCCTAAATGAGAGTCTTCTGCCAAAGCTGTCATCAGCAAATTACCCTGGTTTGTCACCTCTAATTTAGCAGCATTCAACTGCACATCTGGCTTTTGGGGGTGTGGGCAAGATGAGAATAATTTCCCCTCTATTAAAGGAATCCTTCCTAAGAGGTAACGGTTGGGTTCTGATTCAATTTTTGCGAGTCTTTTGAGGTTTTTTGCATCGGTATTATCTGGTTTGGGTTTTTTGCGTTTGTAGCTGTGAGAACCGATAAACCATAAATAATAATCGCTGTAAGCAAGTCCTTCTATATCAATTTCTTGGTCTTCTGGTGCAGGTAAGCTGATAAATTCCGCTACTCTAAATTGTTGGTGGTCTGTAAATTTCTCAGCATCAACCAAAGACAGACGTTCAATCGTTGAAGTTTCATCTGACCCGAACCACAAATACTTCTGGTGTGTTAGTAACACCGCAGATAAGTCTTCTCTGTGTTCTTTAAAATTATCTACAAAAGTCAATAAAACTTGATTAAGCAAATCTGAGTTTGGCATTTTAAATTATCTTTATGGTTGCGAAAATATTAATCATGTTATTATAATCTGTAATTTAATGTCTGTAAAAAATATCCAAAAACTACAGTTTATAACTGATTAAGTAAAATTAATTATACCTGCTTCAACGAAACTCACGAGGGAAAGGAGAAAGTAAAAGTCTTAGCTGTGGCTAGGAAATAAAAGTTGAAATTTGCAACCAGGTATTACTTCCCCTTTGGTTTCGTCTAATTAATTATGCCAAAGGACTTAATCGAATCGTAAGGATAAATCTGCTGCTTAGACCTTGGATAGATATTGCATATTTTTATAAAAAAATACAACTATCTAAAGACCATAAAAATATTTTACAATCATCATTTCATAAAAAAATCTCAAAAGTAGATGC
It encodes the following:
- a CDS encoding NIL domain-containing protein is translated as MKKRVTLTFPKRAVQMPVTYVLAKEFNVAANIIRAQVAPNQIGKLVLELSGDIDQLDAAIEWMRSRHVNVSHTLGEIAINPDVCVHCGLCTGVCPTEALTLNPETYKLTFTRSRCIVCEQCIPSCPVQAISTNL
- a CDS encoding DUF3616 domain-containing protein; its protein translation is MPNSDLLNQVLLTFVDNFKEHREDLSAVLLTHQKYLWFGSDETSTIERLSLVDAEKFTDHQQFRVAEFISLPAPEDQEIDIEGLAYSDYYLWFIGSHSYKRKKPKPDNTDAKNLKRLAKIESEPNRYLLGRIPLIEGKLFSSCPHPQKPDVQLNAAKLEVTNQGNLLMTALAEDSHLGIFIKAAIPGKDNGFDIEGIGIYQNRIFLGLRGPVLRGWAVVLEIELEDSSPGLLKLRQVGEVNEVYKKHFIWLNGLGIRDLYVDGKDLLILAGPTMDLDGPVQLYRWINGVNLPENVFSNPDFVQDIPYGNREDHAEGITLFHDVTGIPSLLVVYDSPAKSRLVGNGGVIADVFGLG